CTTTCATCGGTGAGAGAGCATACCTTTCCACCACAAGACTTCCTCCTCTCAAATAGATCACGTAAACCTATCAGAGCCACTACCAGAAAGATCAACCAAGATTTGTCTGCCAATTTTATTTTTACGACTTCAAAAAGTCCAAATCCCGTACAACCCCAGAATAAAATCCAAATGGGATACCAAAATTTCGTAGTGTATAAAAGGTCATATAAAACGCTGACAACTAAAGCAATATAAAATGGTGTAATTGAAATGATTTCACTGCCTCTGAGCTTAGGTAGTATCATCGCTGCTATTGTGAAAATCAATGTGATGGTGTGTAATATATCTGGCTTTCTGGATTTTCTTATGAAAAAATAAATCGATGTCGGAATCACAAAAGCCGTGAAGACTATCAAACTACGCATATCGAATTTCAACAAATACAATAAGATTATCGCAGCAACAGAAAACAACAGCTTTGCCATGATATCACATCTTTTCTGGTGCGCTTACACCTAACAGTGTTAATCCTTTTTTAAGCACTATCATCGTTGCATAAGATAGGTTGAGACGTGCGTTGGAAAGCTTGGGATTATCTCGATCGACTATGAGGCACTTGGTATAAAAACTGTGAAAATCATACGCGAGCTGTTCAAGGTACTGAGTCAATTTACTCGGCGATAGAGTTCGTACAACATCTTTAAGGGCATCTTCGAATGCATCTATTCTTTTTATCAAATCAAATTCTGATTTGTCAGACAAAAGTTCCACGTCTTCACCTTTTTTGAATTGAACCATTTTGGCTTTTGCTTGTTCGAAGAGACTACAGATTCTGGCATGTGCATATTGAACATAATACACAGGATTGTCTGAGGATCTTTCCTTTGCAAGATTCAGATCAAAAATCATGTGAGTATTTGGATCAATCATCGCAAAAAAGTACCTTGTGGCATCAACTCCGACTTCCTCTCGGAGCTCTTGCAAGGTTACAAATTCACCGGCTCTTGTTGACATCCTCACTATTTCTTCACCGCGTTTGAGTGTTACAAACTGGTGCAAGATCACATTGAAAAATCCGTCTTCTACTCCAAGGGCTTTCATTGCCGCCGCCATTCTTGGAATATGCCCATGATGATCACTGCCCCATATATCGTAGACTTTTGAGAATCCCCTCTTGTATTTGTTGTAGTGATATGCGATATCTGTTAGAAAATAAGTGAGACTTCCATCTTTTTTTATCAACACTTTATCATCTTCATCTACAAAATCGGAAACTTTGAACCACAGAGCCCCATCTTTCCAGTAAGAATGGCCTTTTTCTTCAAGGATTTTGAGAATGTGGTTCACTGTTCCATCTCTCACCAAGGATTTTTCAGAAAAGTAAACATCGAAAGAGCATCCAAGTTCTGAAAGATCGTGTTTCATATCTTGAAGAATATTTTCAACGGCATAATTTTCAAAAAATTGTGAGATCTCGTCATCCCACTTTTCTTTGTACTTGTCTTTTTGTTCTTCGACAAGCTTTTTGGCGATATCTATTAAGTACTGGCCGCGATAACCGTCTTCAGGAATGTCGACATCTTTTACACCAAGAATCTGGTTATATCGAACCCATAACGATCTTCCAAGTAGTTTTATTTGTCTTCCAGCATCGTTTATATACATCTCTCTTGTCACTTGATAGCCAAGTTCTCTAAAAACATTTGACAAAACATCGCCTATGACAAGCTGCCTTCCATGACCAACGGTGAATGGACCTGTTGGGTTAGCACTACCATATTCAAACTGGATCTTTTCTGATCCAATCTTATTCAAAGGATATTCATCAAGTTCTATTATCTTTGATAGTACCTTCAGCAGTGCTGATTTTTTCATGACAAAGTTCATGAAACCTGGCTTTGCGACATCGATCGATTCGAACAAATCGCTCTGCTTTAATTCCTCACGTAGCTGTTCAGCCAATTGCATTGGTGGTTTTTTGGCATATTTAGCACCTACCAACGCGGCATTTGTTGCAAAGTCCCCAAAACCTTCAGGTGCAATATCTACCTCGAAATTGTAGGCCTGATCAACAATTCTCTCAATTGCTTTTGCAAGTTCTGCTTTTAAAAGTTCTCTAAGCAAGAAAATCACCTCACAATGTCTTATTACGATTCATCTTATTTGTGACACTTGTTATTATTTCAAGGTCACTACCTGGATCATCTATAATGATTGCATAAAACAACTCTGCCTTTCTTTGGAAACCAAACTTCTTTTTACCATTCACTTTTTCAACCACAGGCCTCCAAGAACCACAGTTTATGTAAAACTTGTTTTGGCCATCGTGGGGAATAATTCTAAGACAATTATGATGAATATGCCCAAATATGACACCGTTGAGTTCTTCTATTTCAGGTTTTTGATCGCAATAGCCAAGTAGATCTTCCTTACCAAGTGATCTTTTACCCTTGAGCATTTGCTTAGCAACTTTGTAAAGATAATCTGTTTTTCTGAAGTTTCTGATCCTCATCGTTGCTCTTACCAAGAATGACCCCAGGTTCATTCCACCAACTCTGTTGAGAAAGAGTTTTGAAAAACAATGCAATACAGGAAAATTCTTTTTCATCCAAAATTTTGCCTCTGATGTTCTCATCATTTGTAAAAAGGTGCTGATCCACAATTCGAGTATATCAACTCCAAGGTCATAGACCTCGACAGCTCTGTCAAACCAGTGAAAGACATCTAAAGCTGGTCTTACGTTGTCGTAATCA
The DNA window shown above is from Thermotoga profunda AZM34c06 and carries:
- the argS gene encoding arginine--tRNA ligase, with the translated sequence MLRELLKAELAKAIERIVDQAYNFEVDIAPEGFGDFATNAALVGAKYAKKPPMQLAEQLREELKQSDLFESIDVAKPGFMNFVMKKSALLKVLSKIIELDEYPLNKIGSEKIQFEYGSANPTGPFTVGHGRQLVIGDVLSNVFRELGYQVTREMYINDAGRQIKLLGRSLWVRYNQILGVKDVDIPEDGYRGQYLIDIAKKLVEEQKDKYKEKWDDEISQFFENYAVENILQDMKHDLSELGCSFDVYFSEKSLVRDGTVNHILKILEEKGHSYWKDGALWFKVSDFVDEDDKVLIKKDGSLTYFLTDIAYHYNKYKRGFSKVYDIWGSDHHGHIPRMAAAMKALGVEDGFFNVILHQFVTLKRGEEIVRMSTRAGEFVTLQELREEVGVDATRYFFAMIDPNTHMIFDLNLAKERSSDNPVYYVQYAHARICSLFEQAKAKMVQFKKGEDVELLSDKSEFDLIKRIDAFEDALKDVVRTLSPSKLTQYLEQLAYDFHSFYTKCLIVDRDNPKLSNARLNLSYATMIVLKKGLTLLGVSAPEKM
- a CDS encoding metallophosphoesterase, which translates into the protein MKRLFLSDLHIGDGSAKDDFEFDAELSNLIVDFSQHSDAEIIIVGDGFEILESRAVKEMGLVPFDELSTKLDGSVIDAIAKKHPLVFDAFREFAKNHNVFYVVGNHDYYLLSNRLLRERLVELLNVQVIPYYYNPDTGILAIHGNQFDIINKFGYDKKNNSLVPPLGDYIARYMMFYFDEYVQALAPFEVTRDYDNVRPALDVFHWFDRAVEVYDLGVDILELWISTFLQMMRTSEAKFWMKKNFPVLHCFSKLFLNRVGGMNLGSFLVRATMRIRNFRKTDYLYKVAKQMLKGKRSLGKEDLLGYCDQKPEIEELNGVIFGHIHHNCLRIIPHDGQNKFYINCGSWRPVVEKVNGKKKFGFQRKAELFYAIIIDDPGSDLEIITSVTNKMNRNKTL